A single genomic interval of Siphonobacter curvatus harbors:
- a CDS encoding RNA polymerase sigma factor, whose amino-acid sequence MADTTEHKHWNQFRTGDRAAFLSLYESYYQALYAFGCRVSGERELVKDAIHELFCELWDRRFHLPEVTQIKSYLFTYLKRKLVKEQSLSLDSLQVTTHQLSERSYEEMLMDQQTDEGNRLRMQQLLTKLTPGQREMIRLRYYEQLSYESIAEQLQVQPRTVYNQISEALKTLRKHVQVLTSLLLFFLIR is encoded by the coding sequence ATGGCTGACACGACCGAACATAAGCACTGGAATCAATTCCGTACAGGCGACCGAGCCGCTTTTTTAAGCCTCTATGAGTCTTATTATCAGGCTTTGTATGCGTTTGGTTGCCGGGTCAGTGGGGAACGTGAACTCGTGAAAGATGCCATTCACGAATTGTTTTGTGAATTGTGGGATCGACGATTCCACTTACCGGAAGTCACGCAGATCAAGTCCTATCTGTTTACCTACCTTAAACGGAAACTGGTGAAAGAGCAGTCGCTTTCCTTGGATTCGCTTCAGGTGACTACGCATCAGCTCAGCGAACGCTCCTATGAAGAAATGCTTATGGACCAGCAAACCGACGAGGGCAACCGCCTTCGCATGCAGCAGCTTCTGACCAAACTTACCCCCGGCCAGCGGGAAATGATCCGGCTTCGGTACTACGAACAACTCAGCTACGAGTCCATTGCCGAGCAGCTCCAGGTACAGCCCCGCACCGTATACAACCAAATATCCGAAGCCCTGAAAACGCTTCGTAAACACGTACAGGTTCTGACGAGTTTGCTCCTCTTCTTTCTGATACGGTAA